Proteins encoded by one window of Mastacembelus armatus chromosome 23, fMasArm1.2, whole genome shotgun sequence:
- the LOC113142358 gene encoding histone H2B 1/2, with protein MPEPAKSAPKKGSKKAVTKTASKTGKKKRKTRKESYAIYVYKVLKQVHPDTGISSKAMSIMNSFVSDIFERIAGEASRLAHYNKRSTITSREIQTAVRLLLPGELAKHAVSEGTKAVTKYTSSK; from the coding sequence ATGCCTGAACCAGCCAAGTCCGCTCCCAAGAAGGGCTCCAAGAAAGCCGTGACCAAGACGGCCAGTAAGACCggcaagaagaagagaaagaccaGGAAGGAGAGCTACGCCATCTACGTGTACAAGGTGCTGAAGCAGGTCCACCCCGACACCGGGATCTCCTCCAAGGCCATGAGCATCATGAACTCTTTCGTCAGCGACATCTTCGAGAGGATCGCCGGGGAGGCTTCCCGCCTGGCGCACTACAACAAGCGCTCCACCATCACGTCCAGGGAGATCCAGACCGCCGTCCGCCTGCTGCTGCCCGGCGAGCTGGCTAAACACGCCGTGTCCGAGGGCACCAAGGCCGTGACCAAGTACACCAGCTCCAAGTAA
- the LOC113142351 gene encoding histone H3 codes for MARTKQTARKSTGGKAPRKQLATKAARKSAPATGGVKKPHRYRPGTVALREIRRYQKSTELLIRKLPFQRLVREIAQDFKTDLRFQSSAVMALQEASEAYLVGLFEDTNLCAIHAKRVTIMPKDIQLARRIRGERA; via the coding sequence ATGGCCCGAACCAAGCAGACCGCCCGTAAATCCACCGGAGGCAAAGCCCCCAGGAAGCAGCTGGCCACCAAGGCTGCCCGTAAAAGCGCTCCCGCCACCGGCGGAGTGAAGAAGCCCCACCGTTACAGGCCCGGTACCGTGGCTCTGCGAGAGATCCGCCGTTACCAGAAATCCACCGAGCTGCTGATCCGCAAGCTGCCCTTCCAGCGCCTGGTCAGGGAGATCGCTCAGGACTTCAAGACCGACCTGCGCTTCCAGAGCTCGGCCGTCATGGCTCTGCAGGAGGCCAGCGAGGCTTACCTGGTGGGCCTGTTCGAGGACACCAACCTGTGCGCCATCCACGCCAAGAGGGTCACCATCATGCCCAAAGACATCCAGCTGGCCCGACGCATCCGCGGAGAGAGAGCTTAG